The region GTGATCATTGTCATTGTAgtgtatgctgttgttcagctgcgATGTTGCCGAAATAGAAACCGTTTCGAAAAATGGAAATTGTTaggacaaattttttttttttacttttaaatggtAAAGATAGCTTTTATTGCATCGCAGCACCATGTCATGTGTTAAGACGTATAAGTTTCACAAAACTCCCATATATCGCTTTTTacacttttataatttttttatttgttttttgttaatttcTACATAATTTACAATgttaatttatacaatttatgctGTTTGCAATTTAGGtttgatcagttttttttttattttgacatgtttttgagcAACAAATAAGCATTAAATGTCATCAAAGGGCCATCAGCTTAATAAACCTGTTGATATCATATTAACATTAATCAACAACAAAACCAAAATCAAATTAGGCCTATCTGAAGAAAGTTAAGCTCTGTTTTCATCTGTATCTTTTATTctgttgtatttgtttgtgttataAGATGTAATTTGCTTATTTGTTTCTTactgactgttttaaatatttctaagTTATGCCAGTCATTTCTCCTGAAAGGTCAAGTGTCACTAGGAAttcagttgtttatttttattttttatatttgtattaaccTTAAAAATCCTTAAATTGCTGCTGACATGGCTTAAATTAAAGCATGCATGATATGGTCTtctctttcccagtactgggttgtagctggaagggcatccactgcataaaacgtatgtcttcagttcattctgttgtcgtgactcctgataaataagggactaatttaaatgaatgaatgatcttctCTAAGGGCACGTGTCCAGTGACGTGTTTTTTCATTTCAAGACTAGTGTATTTTTGTCAGTTGTTATCAAAGGAAGCGccgctttttgtttattttgtctaaTCAATTTTGAAAATTGAAATAGGTTTGTTCAATTTTGGCCTGATTGATCTATCAGGTGTTAACACTGGTAAAAAAACTCAAGCATAATTATTGTAATTTGAACTAATGCTCTTAGTATTTCCCAGTATTTGAAAATGGTTTCAATATTTCGTGTCATACAATGTGTCATTGTTTCAAAGTATCGTGTCCAATTTCCAGTGTCTTGACAAAACTAGTAACTGGCTGTGTTTTCAGGTACAAGGACAACCCTTTCACATCAGGAGACAGCTTTGGGTCACGGTGGGACAATGATGGCGGATCGTCGTTCTCCTCCTGGGCTCTGGAGAAGGAGGAGCCTAAAGACAGCGAGGTCACCATCTCAAGCATTCAGCCAATTGGAGAAAGGTAGCGACCCCATCTGCTAGTTAGTGGCTTTGGTTTTGATTAGTGGCTGGGTTTTTGTGACTGGATTCTCGCCGTATCTCAGGTTGCCCAGCAGACGGAAGCCAGAGGTTTCTGTGCCAGTCTCAGAGTCTAGCGAAGCGCGCCAGAAGTTTGCTAATGCTAAAGCCATCTCATCAGACATGTTCTTCGGCCGTGAGAGCAACCCAGAGGTACAAGGAGAGCCACTACTTTACTTCATAGCTCTATTTTTAGCTCtaagttcctcttacaaaagggtgtttgattttcttttttatacaaacgattatgccgtcgaactgttaattcagaaataactgaattttaattttaaaagggCTATTCCACATGGCCATTACAAAAATCCTTAACGTTTTGCCCTGTAAAAGTCTGAAATTTGATCATAATGGTCTTGGAAaaatcttaaagtcttaaatttgacttaatgaAGCCTGCAGAAAGCCTGTATATTTAAATCtattctttttctcttttagtATGAAGCAAAGACTCGTCTGGAGGGTATGTCTGGAAGCACCTCCATCAGTTCTGCTGACCTCTTTGGTGATGGCAGTGTTCGTCCCTCTGGTAAACACCGTTTTAGCTATGGTGTTTGATAATTATATAATCAAATGGGCCTAAATCTTTCCATGTGTCTGTTTGAATGTTGtatacagggttcccacacttcttaaaagtacttaaatttcagacatatggattcaagcCCTGGAAAGTACTTGAAAACAAACAcgggtccttgaaagtgcttgaattgacaattgttgaaataaaaccatcAACAAATTTAAAGACGGAACCAAAAAACCTACAAATGTAAAAATCGTACATTTAAATCATgaaaatgacttgatttattaAGGATTTTCATGGTGCTACATATGCTGGAGTATGAATTAAGGTGCTAGATCAAAAAGGAATGGTGCTTTAAGAAGTCcctgaatctgctgttcatgaaagtgTGTGAGCCCTGTTTATAATCAAGATTTTGTCTGATCGTTAAGTTGATTTGGGTGTGTTTTGCGTGCTTCTGTAGGCTCAACAGGGTTTGACAGCGTTCTTCCCTCTGGTCCAGACATCGCTCAGTTCAAGCAGGGTGTGAAGTCCGTAGCAGGGAAGATGGCAGTGCTGGCTAATGGGGTCATGAACACCATTCAGGTGAACGTTCACAACTCGCTTCCTTCTTTACAGTCTACCAGCAGTAAACCATGACAAATCAAAGCCTGACTGGGCTTAATAAATCAGCATCGGTGAGAGAGAGACTCATTGGATGTTCAGTTCAGCAGCCAGTGTATAAGAAAACTGAATGTGATGACAGTGAGCAAAAGACAGCACTGATGAAATATAACACGGGAAACACGATTTAAATATTCTCCAGTTgcctagatattaattaatagtcattcaaacaacttaaccgaagcctctctacttgacggttggcctcgcgtgtccgccatgtttgtagtttattgacactttttaccagagtttgtagttctaatcaaattcacgtccaacacacaatgtattgtgggcaatttATCGGTTAGAGTacggacgcttctacacttcgaatttttactggaaatagtCGACCATCAGGGAACGTTTGACatgctcttttcaacatactatagTTTGGGACACACTAATTCTATATTCAAATACTATTGAGGAGGGATAGTATGCAAATAGGGACACATCATAGGTCTGCCGCTGACGCTAATGGAAATATGTTGTCCTTATGTTTTTTTTGACGCACAGTGTAACATTTTGACGTTTGACATGACTTTTTGGTTCCATTTCTGGTCGATATAGAatgagagctccaggatttcttctaaaatacctcaatttgtgttctgaagatgaacgtaGGTTATAAACACACAGATTTTTGTAAAAATCATCATTGGCAGGGAAGCAttttctctcattgactgcaggtaaagagttaaacaaagtaatttatcgatttgacgcacatcataatacTAGCCAGACGTTTAAGGCACGAATAATGTCCATCAATTCGGGCACATCCAGCGGCCGTCATCCTTCAACCAATCTCATCTCCACCTGTCTGTTTCATTGCTccgtttgctccaactttcttttgcagtctgaagtgcgtcaaacgcacaaaacacACACTTCGCATCACAGGATTTCTATATCTCATCTTTGCTACGACTTCACATGTAAACACTcacgcttcatctgcgtctgcttgCTGCACAAGCTGAAAACTGCGCCCCagtccatgtaatgtaatgattgtgagagcgcaggtgagacgtcatttttggAGAGACGCTCAAAT is a window of Danio aesculapii unplaced genomic scaffold, fDanAes4.1, whole genome shotgun sequence DNA encoding:
- the LOC130220287 gene encoding ADP-ribosylation factor GTPase-activating protein 2-like; this encodes MCHCFKVSCPISSVLTKLVTGCVFRYKDNPFTSGDSFGSRWDNDGGSSFSSWALEKEEPKDSEVTISSIQPIGERLPSRRKPEVSVPVSESSEARQKFANAKAISSDMFFGRESNPEYEAKTRLEGMSGSTSISSADLFGDGSVRPSGSTGFDSVLPSGPDIAQFKQGVKSVAGKMAVLANGVMNTIQDRYGSY